Proteins encoded within one genomic window of Brassica rapa cultivar Chiifu-401-42 chromosome A09, CAAS_Brap_v3.01, whole genome shotgun sequence:
- the LOC103837727 gene encoding putative B3 domain-containing protein At5g66980, with protein MVERSEKGKDMEFFKVCLPEFSSRKLVIPPAFVNILEKPLPNQVVLLDEIGRLWNVETKTEEGVGDVVFKKGWEKFANDHSLEFGDFLVFSYDAVSRFSVKIFDKNGCKKYLVAVTTADRSRVAVEKEPVLVKPVDDISTKRCGKSRKRVPVKEEPSGNRVKDPCEMGCVPENKKHKGFEEPNYKPKNPHFVRNITLCFRQMEIPTSFLKWNGIEMEEDFELCDENGKKWPMKVVIHDRGQRFSPGLWLSFCRSHKLSTSNKCLFEFIVRSDGTCNQVLVRIFRGRMLTTVTINGYQVLVM; from the exons atggTTGAAAGGAGTGAGAAGGGTAAAGACATGGAATTTTTCAAGGTTTGTCTTCCAGAGTTCAGTTCTCGGAAACTG GTGATACCTCCAGCATTCGTAAACATCTTAGAGAAGCCATTACCTAACCAAGTGGTACTATTAGATGAGATCGGACGTTTGTGGAATGTGGAGACAAAGACTGAAGAAGGAGTTGGTGATGTTGTTTTCAAAAAAGGTTGGGAAAAATTCGCAAACGATCACTCTCTCGAGTTTGGAGACTTTCTTGTGTTTAGCTACGACGCCGTTTCAAGATTTTCCGTTAAGATATTCGATAAGAACGGATGTAAAAAATATCTCGTTGCCGTTACAACGGCGGATAGATCTAGGGTTGCTGTTGAGAAAGAACCGGTTCTTGTTAAACCGGTTGATGATATTTCTACAAAACGTTGTGGCAAGAGTCGGAAACGCGTTCCGGTTAAGGAAGAGCCTAGTGGTAACCGGGTTAAAG ATCCTTGTGAGATGGGATGTGTTCCTGAGAATAAGAAACACAAAGGATTTGAGGAACCGAATTATAAACCGAAGAATCCACATTTTGTGAGGAATATTACACTCTGTTTTCGTCAGATG GAAATACCAACATCTTTTCTGAAATGGAACGGGATCGAAATGGAGGAAGACTTTGAGCTATGTGATGAAAATGGAAAGAAGTGGCCAATGAAGGTTGTGATTCACGACAGAGGACAAAGGTTCTCCCCTGGTTTGTGGTTGAGTTTCTGCCGAAGCCATAAGTTGAGCACGTCCAACAAGTGTTTATTTGAGTTCATCGTGAGAAGTGATGGGACTTGCAACCAGGTTTTAGTTCGTATCTTCCGTGGGAGAATGCTTACTACTGTTACCATAAATGGTTACCAAGTTCTTGTTATGTAA